The genomic window TTCGCCAGTCATGCAGCAAGTCGTCTCCCACGCCCAACAGGGTAAGTTTGTGTTAGGGATTTGCAATGGTTTTCAGGTACTCACAGAAGCGGGATTATTACCGGGGGCGTTGATGCGTAATCGAGATATGTTGTTTGTGTGCGATCGCGCTTCCATTAAAGTAGAACGAAATAACCTACCTTGGACGCAAGCCTACGAGCAAAATCAAGTTATTACTTTACCCATTGCTCACGGAGAAGGGCAGTTTTACGCCGATAGCGAAGTATTAGCACGGCTAGAAGACAACGGACAAGTTTTATTTCGTTACGAGGGCGATAACCCCAACGGTTCGGTAAATAATATT from Synechocystis sp. PCC 7509 includes these protein-coding regions:
- the purQ gene encoding phosphoribosylformylglycinamidine synthase subunit PurQ, whose amino-acid sequence is MKFGVIVFPGSNCDRDVEYVTRDLLKQPTRMVWHEETDISDIDVVVVPGGFSYGDYLRCGAIARFSPVMQQVVSHAQQGKFVLGICNGFQVLTEAGLLPGALMRNRDMLFVCDRASIKVERNNLPWTQAYEQNQVITLPIAHGEGQFYADSEVLARLEDNGQVLFRYEGDNPNGSVNNIAGICNNAGNVLGMMPHPERASDPMLGGTDGLKLFQGLLAKVAALA